ATACTAGAACCAAGTAAAAGCACAATTGATGATTTTTCTTTGATGAATAAGTGAAATTAATTGTGAGATATTCACATATTGTGTGATATGTTTTTGTATTTATAATTCATTTATATTAATTAGTATTAAGAACTGCAGTGCGACTCTTAATATTAGGCCAATATCACTATTTTTAGAGgctaaaataagtttttttaacGCAAAAATCACCATTTTATagattaaaaaattgattttttattttgtatgcGCTAGCCCACGAGCCCGCAAACCTACCATTATGCGGAGCGGGCAGACTTTTTCAACCCGCGTCTCATGCGGGCTCCCGCCCGACCCACCCCGCTTCTGTGCGGGTGGGTTGCCTGCTTTGACACCCCTGTTAGGAGTCATCCGATATATAGGTGATTAGTCTTACAAGTTGACTAGATGCGAGAAGGCATTAACACTCACAATGATAGTGGTCCATGTGAGACTCAAAACGTGAGTTAGTGGTTGTGAGTGGCAGTTATAGTTAGTCGAAGTCGATCCGTGTAAATATAGAGATGATTATTTTACATACACACAATCAAATTATCGATACAACATACAATTAATTCCCTTACTTTTTCAgcctttatttatttgtttcattctttCACTTTCATTTGTCTTTATTTCTAACCGTTTAGGTCTTTATTCATCCGTTTTTCGGCATTACCTTACGTGCATTCAACTACCTGATTTTCAACCTCAATAGCAATTTAGAAAATTGTTACATTGATTTCTCACCTTACTCACACGACAATTTATATCTAAATTTATATGAACCAACACACCTCAAACAACCTTTATTGCCAGCTTAAAATTTTGCCAGCTTCATGAATTGAACTGCCAGTTTTCATAGTACAAGTAAAGAAGATATTGAATGTGCAAGCTCTGGATTCAAAGCAAGGAATTGTATAGCTACGATGATATATATTGATCAATAGTTCAATACTACTACATAGTATGGTCCCCTCAAACCTTTAATTGAAATTCACGATCAGTATAGCAAAACATTCCCTAGTTGCCCGGCATTAGCAATTGGATTTTCTTTCTAAGTTCCTTTTTCGAAGAATTGATAAAGATTTACATGTACTCAAACCTCGAAaacaattcaaattaattaactaGAGTGTGTAAGCGCGAGCATTTTCATAATGCTTTATAAAAAAATCGTTTTCTTTACGCAATTAGCAATTTGCAAATGGTTTGCGAGGAGCATCATTAGATTGTTGCTTTTCTCACTGGAAAAGAGTTGTTTTATTAATCATATAGTATGGAtttttattcattatttatATGAGTGTAATACTTTGtcttataagttttttttttttttttgaacatacTTTGTCTTATAAGTTAAAAGGCAAATTCTGTGGTACGTACCTTGAAATTTTAGTTAAAATTGTAGTTATAAATGTTTGATGCAATGCAACAAAACAGAGTTAAGATTCCAGTATTCCACCTCGCTCTAATTAAGGATGGTTCTTGCTGCTTGAATGtccaataattttttcaaagGATATGGAGAGATGTTCTGTtagggttaattttttttttctagttatATATATGGATGACACATGTTCTGCCTTCCCATGGGAATATCAGACTTGtcataaaaatagaaaaaattaatgatataaaatcattattctttttttttttggaaaggagGGATTAAACCCAAGAACATGAACTACACACGAGTAGAGCCGGAAAGGTAACTCCCGAGACATCATACAAAAGTAAATGCGAAATCCTCGGAGGTGGACTCTCCAACAAATGATGACCCAGCTCCAAATCATGGCCATATTGGCCAACTCATCCGCTACCTGGTTGGCTTCCCGCCGAACATGCACACACCGAAACTCCCAATCACGCCCTATCCAAGCACGAATCTGGCTTACCAAGCCACTATACGGGTGAAGAGCATCACAACCATCATTAACGAGCCGAACTGCCACGCTAGAGTCGCTTTTCGACCAAGAGCTTAGACACTCCCGGCTCCCAAGCAAGAGGAAGAATTGTGAAAGTCCCCCAAAGCTCTGCCCAAAGCACATTAGAGGTGCGTAAGTTTTTGCAAAAACCGAACAACCACCTCCCATGATCATCACGTCAAACACCCCTGCAAGCTGCAAGGTTTAAATAATAGAGTGATTGAGATTTCCTACGATTGATATTTGAATAACCAAATTATTTGTTTCCTAAATTTCTTATAATAGTATTTATTTCCTGAATTTATGTGCAAAATATTTCCTAAATTTATGTGCGAAATATTTTCTGAGAGGCAATATTGTTGAAAATTCTTCAATGGTGATTTGTGAATAAGAAAAAAGAAGTTCAATGTTGGATAAAAAAGAAAGTAATGAATAGTTTATAAGTGAAATGACTCATTACCTTAAGATTTTGAATAAAAGTCTTGTGTCATTcactaatgtatttttttttttggaaaagattcactaatgtattttttttggtacaacgacgaaaagaaaacaaaaactaagGTCTCACAAAGGAGACACCCGCCGCATTCACTAATGTATTTTACTCCTTTGTCCAATGTAGttatagaaaatatatattcatgCTTCCCCTTATGCTATAAGTGTGAGGTATACCTCATCACACCATAACAACAAATCCCTGTGGGATATTTTAAGAATACTTAGTAGGAACTCAATGGAGAATatttatgattttaaaacggATGGAAATGATTTATGAACCAAGGTTCTAGTGGTAAAAAATGTCAGTAACGTGTAAGATTAAAAAAACCACCATCGATGACTAATTTTAAGAATGTAATTCTTAAATtatatttctttgtttttgtcGTCAGAatgtattttttcaaaaattagTTCTTTGACACTTATTTTTTTGGCAATGCACACTATTGGCAGTCGTCTCCAAAGTTTAGCTCatgtggtaagagctaggggcgTAAGGGTTGAGAGGAATTAAAGGGTGAAGGGACCAAGATTCAAACCCGGTAAAGAAATTAATTTCCTAAcattattaacaactaacattgacctattaaaaaaaacactatTAGCGGTCTAAAAACCCTTATGTTCATTTAATGTCAAACTCACCAGGGTTCAAATATGGGGGACATAGTCAGCAACCAAAACCCTAAGCAAACGAGTAAAGTGAAGTGCTGGTAACCCTTCTGGTAAGGATCTGGTGTTTGTAGTTGGGTTGTAGAGAAAATGGGGAAAACTGtccttttctctttttattcgAAGTAATGGGCATTGAAGAAGTAGAGAAAATGCCATGTGTTGAGCTCAGGTGACAGCACATGGCTTCTCTCATTCCAACCTATTAAACAAATACAGGGAACCCGGGATTCAAGTTAGGGTGGGGAAAGAAGCCACCAAATTGGTGTATAATAAGGAAAGAAAGAAGGTCCCTTTTCAGTCCAATACCGGACTTGGAAACTGTGATCATTCAAACTCCTGTTATTTTAGGTACCTCCCCTTCACCAAATCTCTTCACTTTCATATCTATTAATTCCTCCTGTTCTTACAAATGGGAACAGCTACCATATTCAGTTGCATTGCATATCCTAGCAAAACAATCTCTAACCACTTAATTTGAGTAAGAAAAGAAACAACAAGTCTAAGGAAACTGGATTTATATACCCTAACCCCATGTTTTACTATAGTCTCCTAAACTCATCCCACCAGAGTTATTTTCTTTCACTGATTCTCTTCATCTGATCTATGCTAAAGTTCTTTTGTTATTATTATATCATTATTACTTTTTACTAATTATTTTCGTTTGTTTTCCTCTAGACAACTTCAATTCATACTTTTTGATTGTCCATGTCACAAATATAATTGCCTTTTTGCTGATAAGAAGCTTGATAAAATGCTTTCTTGTTTGTGCTTGTTCAAGAATATATGGATGCTTCTTCTTGCTCTCTTGCTTCCTTTTTCCAGGTACCTACTAGGGTTTGGGTTTTTTTCTGTCATCTGCACAGCTATTGTAGTGATCTTTTTGTCTACTAGTGTTCTTCTCTATTCTGTTTCAAAGCATAGAGCATTGCAACATGTTCATAAATTAGTTGAAGAAAAGGTTTTGATCAGTTCTCAAGGTTCAGATAAAAGGGAAAACAAAATTGCACCAACAACCCCATTGGAATTGGAAGTTGTTAATGTTGATGGTGTTCCTAGTAATTACTCAACAACAACATCAGCACCAGATTTGCTATCAGAGAGTAAATGCCAAGACCAGTTATGGAGTTCAGAGAACTCTGAAGTGGATTATCACTGCCTTGACTTCTCAGATGGGTCAATTTCTGATGAGGAAAGCCTCATAGAAATTGAACTTCCCGGTGGACACTATGTGGATCATGATCACCAGAAAGATCATGAGTCAAAGAACAACTACTGCAGTTtgcagcagaagaagaaggagtTATCAGCTGAGGCCCTTTTCAACCAACAATGTCTAATGGAGTTCTTTTCAGAATTTAATGAAGTGATTGAGGAAGAAAACTTCATAGAGATTGACATATCCATGGGTTCCATCAAGTACTCAAGGTTTGGAATAAAAGCATGAGTTTAATTATAACACTACTGTTTTAAAAGCTCAGTTAACTGTtaccttttattttaatttttcccaCTTGGATACATGTGGTTGGATTTGGAATGTAATACTTACTATTAAGCTTAATGTTGTGCAGTAGTGTGAGCTTCTGCTTCTTGCAAACTTTGGATACCCCCTGCATTATGTATGGCCTCTTTTTGACTTCTTAATGATTAAGGTAGTAAAATTAAAGATGAAAAAAGACTGTATCCACTTGATGGAAATTTAACTTTCTAGCATTTCTTTCTATTTAAGTGCATATTTGATAATCGCtgtacaattgattctaaagttaaGATTGGGAGAAGCCTTGTGAGTAATTTTTATGTGTAATATTTGATTATGACTTTTAAGGGAAAAGAAGCTAATTGAAACATATTATAATTCTTACTTTAGTTCTCTTCCTgagttacattttttttttaaaacaaaagatatatatatatatatatatatattttaccatatatatatatatatatatatatatatatatatatatatatatatatatggcttaaagggtcaaatgacccctgagattacaaagggaatcagttccaggacctagaaatttttttcatcaaattgggtccctaaatttttttttttaattcaattaaggccaaatgttgccacatctcaattttgtcctaatCACTGTTACATgtggcttttttattttatttttaatagaaaaattataaaactttatttttttatttccaactcatatattaaagcataaataaaaaaataaaaaccttaataaaatctctaatcaaaataaaaacctaatctaatcaaTTTAGCCCCaaatctaacctaatctaaaaaaaaaattcaacccagatttttttttaaaaacacctCAACCCAGATTAACATTaacaaaaggtaaaaaaaacATTCACCATGAACATTCATCTTCTCCCAACCCAGAGAAACCAGAGATCTAGCATCTactcacatacaacaacaaccCCTACTCACATACAACAACATCACCATGAACATTCATCTTCTatctctctccctttctctttcTGAAACTCTGGAGAAGGTTCTCTTTATCCTTCAACAAAGCCACCAGATCTTGCCTCCTCGCGGTAGCTCTCTTCACGACGGCGAGAGCATACCTTCACCGCAGCGCGCCACCATCTCCATCACCACTTTCTTCATCATCTGAAACCCGAGCCTCGCTCCTGATCCAAATCACGGCCGCCGCCACCTCTTCGAAGTCGTGCGCCGCCGTCATCatctcatcttcctctgaaacCCACTGCAACCACCATTCTTTACCCGATCTAAGACCTCCAACCACAAATTCGAAGCCTCCTTTCCTTCTCCCCTTCCTCTGGAACCTACAACCACCCCCTTTTCTTTACCAGATCTGTGCTTCCTTGTTATTGATAAAGTGGAATAAATAATTGGGTGATGGTGGTGTGTGGGTTGGAGATGGCATGAAAAGGTTGGTGATGGTTGTGGGTGGGTTGAAGGTGGGTTCTGGGTGATGGGTTCTGAGTTGGGGGTGTCGTGGAGaggttggtgatggtggtgggtgggtTGGAGTGGGTTCTGTGTtctaggtggtggtggtgggttctgAATTGGTGGTGGCTTGGAGAGtggttggtgatggtggtgggttctATGTTGGtgatgaatttagggtttttcaaTTTCATTCATATGAATCTAATAATCttgagtttgttgttttgcaAATCTGATCTATTGTAAAATTTTGTTGTTATATAAAAGTAAGGTTTGGTTACTGATCAATTATTTCATACAATAGCCTTACATCAACACTGTCATCTGCTTTCAAGTTCTGCTTTTCTCATGGAGAAAAATGAATTGAGTG
This is a stretch of genomic DNA from Lotus japonicus ecotype B-129 chromosome 1, LjGifu_v1.2. It encodes these proteins:
- the LOC130731480 gene encoding uncharacterized protein LOC130731480, with product MLSCLCLFKNIWMLLLALLLPFSRYLLGFGFFSVICTAIVVIFLSTSVLLYSVSKHRALQHVHKLVEEKVLISSQGSDKRENKIAPTTPLELEVVNVDGVPSNYSTTTSAPDLLSESKCQDQLWSSENSEVDYHCLDFSDGSISDEESLIEIELPGGHYVDHDHQKDHESKNNYCSLQQKKKELSAEALFNQQCLMEFFSEFNEVIEEENFIEIDISMGSIKYSRFGIKA